The DNA region CCCCACCCGTGTGCATAAGAAATGGCGAAATCGAAGGATGTCCGGCCGGTGATCACCCTGGCCTGCTCCGATTGCAAGGAGCGGAATTACACGACCCAGAAGAACCGGCGCAACGACCAGGGGCGGCTAGAGCTGAAAAAGTTCTGCCCGCGCTGCCGCAAGCACACGCTGCACAAGGAATCGAAATAATGCATTCGCGGGGGCGTGGAGTCGCTGCGCCCCCTACCTGGCGCGCATTGGCGCGCCGCAACACAGGCCAGTAGCTCAATTTGGCAGAGCACCGCTCTCCAAAAGCGGGGGTTGTGGGTTCAATTCCTGCCTGGCCTGCCTGATTCGGAAGCGGACGGCCGTCCGCATCAACCG from Anaerolineales bacterium includes:
- the rpmG gene encoding 50S ribosomal protein L33; translated protein: MAKSKDVRPVITLACSDCKERNYTTQKNRRNDQGRLELKKFCPRCRKHTLHKESK